A stretch of the Sulfolobales archaeon genome encodes the following:
- a CDS encoding Snf7 family protein, giving the protein MGILGGGLFSSGIKGLDRKRREKAESVLIMLRSLLTRIDTYISRLEEREKQLFNKVVELTSIGDDARARIVAGEVSQIRSVLRHMTALRYIIEGIALKIENYLAIGQAIESLGSAVAALREIKGVFKGLIPTMELEVQMIENGLKELIMESGEYTAPSTWYSPQATQEAKKVLEEAYTIAEKRLREIFPQVSREGERSSVNKQT; this is encoded by the coding sequence ATGGGCATTCTAGGTGGAGGGCTATTCAGCTCCGGGATTAAGGGTCTTGATAGGAAGAGGCGTGAGAAGGCCGAATCGGTATTGATCATGCTGAGGAGCCTATTAACAAGAATCGATACATATATATCTAGGCTGGAGGAGAGGGAGAAACAGCTCTTCAATAAAGTAGTAGAGCTAACATCGATAGGAGATGACGCTAGAGCTAGAATAGTTGCTGGGGAGGTTAGTCAGATAAGATCCGTTCTTAGGCATATGACAGCCCTTAGATACATAATAGAGGGAATAGCCCTTAAAATAGAGAACTATCTAGCGATTGGGCAAGCGATAGAGTCGCTAGGATCAGCAGTAGCGGCCTTAAGAGAGATTAAAGGAGTTTTCAAAGGACTTATACCAACTATGGAATTAGAGGTACAGATGATAGAAAATGGTTTAAAGGAACTAATAATGGAATCAGGGGAATATACAGCTCCATCTACATGGTATAGCCCTCAGGCAACTCAGGAGGCTAAAAAGGTGTTAGAGGAAGCATATACTATAGCGGAAAAGAGGCTTAGGGAAATATTCCCCCAAGTATCAAGAGAAGGCGAAAGATCTAGCGTAAATAAACAAACATAA
- the hpaD gene encoding 3,4-dihydroxyphenylacetate 2,3-dioxygenase, whose product MYSIHRLSHVAVNVSSIEKARSFYVDILGFVEVERSGGKLYLKGVEEGQHHSLVLREAGQPGLSYVGFRVGSPDDLDRAREYYMSRGCRVFKFKEKGIGDALMVIDQFGVPLVLHYDIEYIGDLGLKFHMHRGAPPIRLHHVNLGLKLKDLEDGIKYYIEDLGFILTEYFLGPDGSKQLAWLSTRYTHSSHEVAIAKAEHVAFHHFAYYVYEPRDLVKIADLLASLGMWDSIERGPGRHGATRGFYLYLRDPDGNRVELYQGDYVILDPDKWKPIEWKYEQLRYRSDFWGRPTPERWRETKPVSPPIEE is encoded by the coding sequence ATATATAGTATACATAGACTCTCCCATGTAGCTGTGAATGTCTCCAGTATTGAAAAGGCTCGAAGCTTCTATGTTGATATATTAGGGTTTGTAGAGGTTGAGAGAAGCGGGGGCAAGCTCTACTTAAAAGGGGTTGAGGAGGGCCAGCACCATAGCTTAGTTCTTAGAGAGGCAGGTCAGCCGGGTCTTAGCTATGTTGGGTTTAGGGTTGGCTCTCCAGATGATCTTGATAGGGCTAGGGAGTACTATATGTCTAGAGGGTGTAGGGTGTTTAAGTTTAAAGAAAAGGGTATTGGAGATGCTCTAATGGTTATAGATCAATTTGGTGTTCCGTTGGTGCTACACTATGATATAGAATATATTGGGGATCTAGGGCTTAAGTTCCATATGCACCGGGGCGCTCCACCTATAAGGCTTCACCACGTTAACCTCGGGCTAAAGCTAAAGGATCTTGAGGATGGGATTAAATACTATATAGAGGATCTCGGCTTTATACTCACAGAATACTTCCTAGGACCCGATGGTTCTAAGCAATTAGCGTGGCTCTCTACTAGATATACACATAGCTCCCACGAGGTCGCCATAGCTAAGGCTGAGCATGTGGCTTTCCACCATTTCGCATATTACGTATATGAGCCGAGGGATCTGGTTAAAATAGCAGATCTATTAGCAAGTCTCGGCATGTGGGACTCAATCGAGAGAGGCCCCGGTAGGCATGGAGCTACAAGGGGTTTCTATCTATATCTAAGAGATCCTGATGGAAATAGGGTTGAGCTTTATCAGGGAGACTATGTTATATTAGATCCTGATAAGTGGAAGCCCATAGAGTGGAAGTATGAGCAGCTAAGATATAGATCTGATTTCTGGGGAAGACCAACACCGGAAAGATGGAGGGAAACAAAACCAGTAAGCCCGCCAATCGAGGAGTAA
- a CDS encoding rhodanese-like domain-containing protein, with amino-acid sequence MDPKDIFIDAEAVLKGIDSGSLVVVDIRPFSKYARAHIPKALWIYFWDFTEHEKGMPSKPKDPQEIARILGKNGIAREDRVVIAYDRMSIGLASYTYWYLEYMGQEEIYLLKGGMEEWESRGFPLEKGVVKPQPKEYRPRIRDFIRSTLDEIAKIVGGKEEALLLDIRTYEEYIGSLQTTPRPGRIPRALWIHPNIFIQILNGDRTALERIAVIIEKAREKKIITYCATGERASIAWLVLSKILGLENVKLYPESFYEYSSKKELEIELGEPSANY; translated from the coding sequence TTGGATCCAAAGGATATATTTATTGATGCTGAAGCCGTTCTAAAAGGGATCGATTCAGGATCGCTGGTTGTAGTTGATATAAGGCCTTTCTCCAAATATGCGAGAGCACATATACCCAAGGCGCTCTGGATATACTTCTGGGACTTCACAGAACATGAGAAGGGGATGCCTTCAAAGCCAAAGGATCCCCAAGAGATCGCAAGGATACTCGGCAAAAACGGCATAGCTAGAGAGGATAGGGTAGTTATAGCATATGATAGAATGAGCATCGGGCTTGCCAGCTATACATATTGGTATCTAGAATACATGGGGCAGGAGGAGATCTACCTATTGAAAGGGGGTATGGAAGAGTGGGAAAGCAGGGGCTTTCCTCTCGAAAAAGGTGTTGTAAAGCCACAGCCGAAGGAGTATAGACCAAGGATCAGGGATTTTATAAGATCTACTTTAGATGAAATAGCAAAGATCGTAGGGGGGAAGGAGGAAGCCCTACTTCTAGATATAAGAACATATGAGGAGTACATAGGCTCGCTCCAAACCACCCCAAGGCCGGGGAGGATCCCTAGAGCCCTGTGGATCCATCCAAACATATTCATACAGATCCTTAATGGGGATAGAACAGCTCTAGAAAGAATAGCGGTTATCATTGAAAAAGCCAGAGAAAAAAAGATAATCACCTACTGTGCAACAGGCGAGAGAGCCTCAATAGCATGGTTGGTTCTCAGCAAGATACTAGGTCTAGAGAATGTAAAACTCTACCCAGAATCCTTCTATGAATATTCATCAAAAAAAGAGCTAGAAATAGAACTAGGCGAGCCGTCGGCTAACTATTAA
- a CDS encoding cobalamin-independent methionine synthase II family protein has translation MMSIPRLFPVTVVGSWPRPRWLLEALRKRREGAISQEEFDVIADEAVLLAVKYQEDAGVDILSDGEQRRDNFYSFIADKVYGVELKTVAEIVDLVPDKSRFESLLRSLDVPTYSIRNPVVTSRLRVGPRGIARDEASFLREHTTKLIKVPLPGPYLLTRSSWVPGISDKYYQSREDLGFEYAKILRDEIIALRDLGVFFVQLDEPVLTEVVYGADQSQQTFMCAALFSRRNPREELEFAVELINEAVKGISGIKTGIHICRGNWSRREEALLKGDYVPLMPYLAETKVDQLVLEFATPRAGDVEALRDYIGDKELGYGVVNPRTDEVESPQEIISKVNKILRFMDARKIYLNPDCGFGTFAEAPVNTPRTAFKKLRSMRIAAEELRRLYGEK, from the coding sequence ATGATGAGCATCCCCAGACTCTTCCCAGTCACAGTTGTTGGTAGCTGGCCCAGGCCTAGATGGCTTCTCGAGGCCCTTAGAAAGAGGAGGGAGGGAGCTATATCCCAAGAGGAGTTTGATGTAATCGCAGATGAAGCTGTGCTTCTAGCAGTTAAATATCAAGAAGACGCTGGAGTTGATATCCTTAGTGATGGGGAGCAGAGGAGGGATAACTTCTACTCCTTCATCGCTGATAAGGTCTATGGGGTAGAGTTAAAGACTGTTGCGGAGATAGTAGATCTCGTGCCAGATAAATCTAGGTTTGAGTCGCTCCTCAGAAGCCTTGATGTCCCCACATACTCCATTAGAAACCCGGTTGTAACCTCTAGGCTGAGGGTTGGCCCGAGAGGGATTGCCAGGGATGAAGCATCGTTCCTGAGAGAGCATACCACAAAGCTTATAAAGGTTCCCCTACCAGGGCCTTATCTCCTCACAAGATCTAGCTGGGTTCCTGGGATAAGTGACAAATATTATCAATCTAGAGAGGATCTGGGCTTCGAATATGCTAAGATCTTGAGGGATGAGATCATAGCTCTAAGAGATCTCGGCGTCTTCTTCGTCCAGCTAGACGAGCCTGTGTTAACCGAGGTGGTATATGGAGCTGACCAGTCTCAGCAGACCTTTATGTGTGCAGCCCTATTCAGCAGGAGAAATCCTAGAGAAGAGCTGGAGTTCGCCGTAGAATTAATAAACGAGGCTGTAAAGGGGATAAGCGGTATAAAGACAGGGATCCATATTTGCAGAGGTAACTGGAGCAGAAGGGAAGAGGCTCTCTTAAAAGGAGATTATGTGCCTCTAATGCCATATCTAGCTGAGACAAAGGTTGACCAGCTAGTGCTTGAATTCGCAACACCGAGAGCAGGGGATGTAGAGGCTCTGAGAGACTATATAGGGGATAAGGAGCTGGGCTACGGGGTTGTTAATCCGAGAACAGATGAGGTTGAGAGCCCCCAGGAGATTATATCGAAGGTTAACAAGATACTTAGGTTCATGGATGCTAGGAAGATATATCTCAACCCAGACTGTGGATTCGGGACATTTGCAGAGGCTCCCGTGAATACTCCGAGGACAGCTTTTAAGAAGCTCAGGTCTATGAGAATCGCTGCTGAGGAGCTTCGAAGGCTATATGGTGAAAAGTAG
- a CDS encoding OsmC family protein — protein sequence MGEIINGIDVDRLRELLREAEKNPDLVSKINRWTARVRWLGQGFNFRSYVRNHSFLISEPSELGGPDTSPNAVEYVLSALGACYATGFVLNATKRGVRIRNLEIALEGEIDNILVFLGLSNQGHPGYRRIIAKAYIDAEADEKTIKEIWEETVRTSPVGNTLARQVEIIPEVKIVR from the coding sequence ATGGGAGAGATCATAAATGGGATCGATGTGGATAGGTTGAGAGAGCTTCTGAGGGAGGCTGAGAAGAACCCAGATCTTGTGTCAAAGATCAATAGATGGACGGCTAGAGTTAGATGGCTTGGCCAAGGCTTTAACTTCAGATCATATGTTAGAAACCATAGCTTCTTAATATCTGAGCCCTCAGAATTAGGAGGCCCCGATACAAGTCCCAACGCTGTTGAATATGTTCTCTCAGCTCTCGGTGCTTGTTATGCTACTGGTTTTGTTCTTAATGCTACTAAGAGGGGTGTTAGGATTAGAAATCTAGAGATAGCCCTCGAGGGTGAGATAGACAACATACTAGTATTCCTAGGACTATCAAACCAAGGACACCCAGGATATAGAAGAATAATAGCAAAAGCCTATATAGACGCAGAAGCAGACGAAAAAACAATAAAAGAAATATGGGAAGAAACAGTAAGAACATCACCAGTAGGAAACACACTAGCAAGACAAGTAGAAATAATACCTGAGGTTAAGATTGTGAGGTGA
- a CDS encoding sulfurtransferase TusA family protein, which yields MHGMEIDLEKISDGVYRLDARGYMCPYPQIFTLKAIDKIEDGSILEVLIDNPLSCENVPAVARKNGHEVLSIEKIGEGEYRISIRKRGGRVG from the coding sequence ATGCATGGCATGGAGATAGATCTTGAGAAGATTAGTGATGGAGTTTACAGGCTGGATGCTAGGGGCTATATGTGTCCATATCCACAGATATTTACATTAAAGGCTATAGATAAGATTGAGGATGGATCTATACTTGAGGTGCTCATAGACAATCCACTCAGCTGTGAAAATGTCCCTGCAGTTGCTAGGAAGAATGGGCATGAGGTTCTCTCGATAGAGAAAATTGGTGAGGGGGAGTATAGGATCTCTATTAGGAAGAGGGGTGGGAGGGTAGGTTGA
- a CDS encoding SelD-related putative sulfur metabolism protein: protein MSYEDLFREFSKRIEEYRALGVNPFSLATGCAVKVDLLTVLYPAIRSIKGELERLGMSIAPRRDADIFQGSIDGFTVSREIYRNEDDVDQERLRKLSPERAIVLAQVYQRIADNPDSLAKVVKAIYSRVAQASPGIVIGKGHSIVTADPKAQFMIFDYIKVRDSNKDRLVVGNNDTIQIIDPAEDPGSMRQTAVALGNSLNDLYTLGAWRNTIVIPVIDSPSKDLRRRIEDNVNRYAEALGARVVRAPQPDAGSLLMGATVFAETDRKPPFFYDEVSPGMEILVTRPIGELASINVYMMCMLDREIAEELKRQYGIGVDRLLEIKEGIIDKMARPNIEVAKAIEKRLPHLEEEFDPERHIAVTTDVTGPGIYVIKELAELSRASIRIDRIPLLSPELSEFATKNYIIPNATSGTNGATVIIAGKRVIDDIEAELRERGEEPIRIGRVISKGEARVLAPSTIRKYISAKAYLKEFELYEA from the coding sequence TTGAGCTATGAAGATCTCTTCAGGGAATTCTCTAAGAGGATTGAGGAGTATAGAGCTCTAGGTGTAAACCCATTCTCACTAGCAACTGGATGCGCAGTTAAGGTAGATCTCTTAACAGTTCTATATCCAGCTATAAGGAGTATCAAAGGTGAGCTTGAGAGGCTTGGGATGAGTATAGCGCCGAGGAGAGATGCAGATATATTCCAGGGATCTATAGATGGGTTCACAGTATCAAGGGAGATCTATAGGAACGAGGATGATGTGGATCAGGAGAGGCTTAGAAAACTATCGCCAGAAAGAGCTATAGTCTTGGCCCAGGTCTATCAGAGGATCGCTGATAACCCCGATTCCCTTGCAAAGGTGGTTAAGGCCATATATTCAAGGGTAGCACAGGCATCGCCGGGTATAGTGATTGGGAAGGGGCACTCAATAGTAACTGCAGATCCTAAGGCGCAATTTATGATCTTCGATTATATAAAAGTAAGAGATAGTAATAAAGATAGGCTTGTTGTTGGCAATAACGATACCATCCAGATAATCGATCCTGCAGAGGATCCTGGGAGTATGAGGCAGACAGCTGTTGCCCTTGGAAACTCCCTAAACGATCTATATACCCTCGGGGCATGGAGAAATACGATAGTAATCCCTGTGATAGATTCTCCCTCTAAGGATCTGAGGAGGAGAATCGAGGATAATGTTAATAGATATGCGGAGGCATTGGGAGCGAGGGTGGTTAGAGCTCCTCAGCCAGATGCAGGATCTCTTCTTATGGGGGCAACAGTATTTGCTGAGACAGATAGAAAGCCCCCGTTCTTCTATGACGAGGTCTCACCTGGAATGGAGATCCTAGTTACAAGGCCTATAGGGGAGCTAGCCTCTATAAATGTGTATATGATGTGCATGCTAGATAGAGAGATAGCGGAGGAGCTGAAGAGACAATACGGGATAGGTGTTGATAGGCTTCTAGAGATTAAGGAGGGGATAATAGATAAAATGGCTAGGCCCAATATAGAGGTTGCAAAGGCTATTGAGAAGAGACTACCCCATCTAGAAGAGGAGTTCGACCCAGAGAGACACATAGCTGTTACAACAGATGTTACAGGCCCTGGGATCTATGTTATAAAGGAGCTCGCAGAGCTCTCAAGAGCATCTATAAGGATCGATAGGATCCCGCTCCTCTCCCCAGAGCTAAGCGAGTTTGCAACAAAGAACTATATAATACCAAATGCAACCTCAGGAACAAATGGTGCAACAGTAATTATAGCGGGTAAGAGGGTTATAGACGATATAGAGGCAGAGCTGAGAGAGAGGGGTGAGGAGCCTATACGAATAGGAAGGGTGATCTCAAAAGGCGAGGCTAGGGTTCTAGCACCATCAACGATCAGGAAATATATTTCTGCAAAAGCATATCTAAAGGAGTTCGAGCTCTATGAAGCGTAG
- a CDS encoding acylphosphatase, with protein sequence MKRRAVIKVYGEVQGVGYRSWTLRRAKKLGLTGFVRNEPDGSVLIVAEGEEEDIKKLIDECRRGPPLARVEKVEIEWQEYRGDYRDFEIEYREYELPR encoded by the coding sequence ATGAAGCGTAGAGCAGTGATCAAAGTATATGGAGAGGTACAGGGAGTAGGATATAGGAGTTGGACGCTTAGAAGAGCAAAGAAGCTAGGATTAACGGGGTTTGTGAGGAACGAGCCAGATGGAAGTGTATTAATAGTAGCTGAGGGAGAGGAGGAGGATATAAAAAAGCTGATCGATGAGTGTAGGAGAGGCCCACCACTAGCTAGAGTTGAGAAGGTGGAGATAGAGTGGCAGGAATATAGGGGAGACTATAGGGATTTTGAAATAGAGTATAGAGAGTATGAGCTTCCAAGGTGA
- a CDS encoding sulfurtransferase TusA family protein, whose protein sequence is MDTEKEVILDTRGQLCPKPFIELVKVFMKLGGVGVVKVYTDDETCTSVIPKHAEEVGFQVISIERKEGYVVITVKMEGGI, encoded by the coding sequence ATGGATACGGAGAAAGAGGTTATACTAGATACGAGGGGCCAGCTATGCCCCAAACCCTTTATAGAACTTGTTAAAGTATTTATGAAGCTAGGGGGAGTTGGGGTTGTCAAGGTATATACCGATGACGAAACATGTACAAGCGTGATCCCTAAACATGCTGAAGAAGTAGGATTCCAGGTTATCTCCATAGAAAGAAAAGAGGGCTACGTAGTTATTACTGTTAAAATGGAAGGCGGGATCTAG
- a CDS encoding iron-sulfur cluster assembly protein has translation MPKLSEDDKKRIIEKAIETLKKIYDPEIPINIYDLGLIYDIKVDDEGIVTVTMTLTAIGCPVSTELPYFVYENLVSALPEAKEIYVDVVYDPPWNPTKMTEEGRRMFIEIYGYDIVEQWKKRMGLG, from the coding sequence ATGCCTAAGCTAAGTGAAGATGATAAGAAGAGAATCATTGAAAAGGCTATTGAAACCCTGAAAAAGATCTATGATCCTGAGATACCGATAAACATATATGATCTAGGGCTTATATACGATATAAAGGTCGACGATGAGGGCATAGTAACAGTTACAATGACCCTCACAGCGATTGGATGCCCTGTTTCTACAGAACTCCCATATTTTGTCTATGAGAACCTTGTTAGCGCGTTACCAGAAGCTAAAGAGATATATGTGGACGTGGTCTATGACCCCCCATGGAATCCAACTAAGATGACTGAAGAGGGTAGAAGGATGTTTATAGAGATATATGGATATGATATAGTCGAGCAGTGGAAGAAAAGAATGGGGCTAGGCTAG
- a CDS encoding nicotinamide mononucleotide deamidase-related protein translates to MMLRASILTIGNEVVQGRILNTNSQYLGRRLTLLGFDVVLSASVPDRMDLIIEIFEIAHKRFSSTLIVSTGGLGPTYDDITSEALSRYLGEEYVINEDALRMVREKYASRGLELTQERIKMAMMPRSATPIYNPIGTAPGIMVRKDNTIFIALPGVPSEMQAMWEQSVEPTLRSMSDMRISEKTVTVKGVMESSAARIINRLVKENPRIYVKSQPKGMELGTPILDIYIMASSPRYEEAKRECESTCEKLVEELRNLGGRIWDTCLCT, encoded by the coding sequence ATGATGTTGAGAGCATCTATACTCACTATTGGGAATGAGGTTGTGCAGGGAAGGATTCTAAATACTAACTCCCAATACCTGGGTAGAAGACTCACTCTACTAGGCTTCGATGTTGTATTATCAGCATCTGTGCCTGATAGAATGGATCTGATAATAGAGATCTTTGAGATAGCGCATAAAAGATTCTCATCAACGTTAATAGTATCTACAGGAGGCTTAGGACCAACATATGATGATATAACCTCTGAGGCTCTCTCAAGATATTTAGGAGAAGAATATGTGATCAATGAGGATGCTCTGAGGATGGTAAGGGAGAAATATGCCTCAAGGGGGCTAGAGCTAACCCAGGAGAGGATTAAGATGGCAATGATGCCTAGAAGCGCTACACCAATATATAATCCAATAGGCACAGCCCCAGGGATAATGGTTAGGAAGGATAATACTATCTTTATAGCCCTCCCAGGTGTTCCAAGCGAGATGCAGGCTATGTGGGAGCAGAGTGTTGAGCCTACGTTAAGGAGTATGAGTGATATGAGGATCTCTGAGAAAACTGTGACTGTAAAAGGTGTTATGGAGTCTAGTGCTGCGAGAATTATAAATAGACTTGTAAAGGAGAACCCCAGGATCTATGTGAAGAGCCAGCCAAAGGGTATGGAGCTTGGAACACCTATCCTAGATATATATATAATGGCATCATCACCTAGATATGAAGAGGCTAAGAGGGAGTGTGAGAGTACATGTGAAAAGCTTGTGGAAGAGCTGAGAAACCTTGGAGGGAGGATCTGGGATACATGTTTATGCACATAA
- the glyA gene encoding serine hydroxymethyltransferase has translation MGSQIPSELSKVISLTIEHNTWRRSSLNLIPSENVMSPLAEAVYMCDMMHRYAEGRPRRRLYQGLIYVDEVEELVMDLMSRLFGVKYVEPRPISGTIANAATFRALAPPGSKAVVAPVQAGAHVSHTKFGTLGALGIEHIEMPFDMENLNIDVDKARKVIEEVKPAFVVMGGSLYLFPHPIKEISEAAHSVNAVVVYDAAHVLGLIAGKRWRDPFAAGADIVTASTHKTFPGPQGGVILTNNENLYKSIARTIFPWFVSNHHLHRLPATAVTAIEMIYFGESYADQIVRNARAFAEALAAEGFKVLGEHLGYTRSHQVVIDVRSYGGGAKAATLLEKANIIVNKNLLPYDPPEAVKDPSGIRTGVQEMTRYGMREGDFREIARFFRMILIDGRDPEDVRKKVIDFRMNFTTIQYTFDIDLSSMPSPYRIPFLSKV, from the coding sequence ATGGGCTCACAGATCCCTAGCGAGCTGAGCAAGGTAATAAGCTTAACTATAGAGCATAATACTTGGAGGAGGAGCTCGCTCAATCTAATTCCTAGCGAGAATGTAATGAGCCCTCTGGCAGAGGCTGTGTATATGTGTGATATGATGCATAGATATGCCGAGGGCAGGCCTAGGAGAAGGCTCTATCAAGGGCTTATATATGTTGATGAGGTTGAGGAGCTGGTAATGGATCTCATGTCAAGGCTATTCGGGGTTAAATATGTAGAGCCTAGGCCTATTAGCGGTACTATAGCTAATGCAGCTACCTTCAGAGCTCTAGCACCTCCAGGCTCTAAAGCAGTTGTAGCCCCTGTCCAGGCTGGGGCTCATGTAAGCCATACCAAGTTTGGGACCCTGGGGGCGTTGGGGATTGAGCATATAGAGATGCCGTTTGACATGGAAAACCTAAATATAGATGTTGATAAAGCTAGAAAGGTTATTGAGGAGGTTAAACCAGCCTTCGTGGTTATGGGTGGAAGCCTATATCTCTTCCCACACCCTATAAAGGAGATATCAGAGGCAGCTCACTCGGTAAACGCTGTGGTGGTATATGACGCTGCCCATGTCCTCGGGCTAATTGCTGGTAAGAGGTGGAGAGATCCTTTTGCAGCTGGTGCAGATATAGTTACAGCTTCAACACATAAGACCTTCCCAGGACCCCAGGGAGGGGTAATCCTAACTAACAACGAGAACCTCTATAAATCAATAGCCAGAACCATTTTTCCATGGTTTGTGAGCAACCATCATCTCCACAGACTCCCAGCAACGGCTGTAACCGCCATAGAGATGATCTACTTTGGGGAGAGCTACGCAGATCAGATAGTGAGAAACGCAAGGGCCTTTGCAGAAGCCCTAGCGGCCGAGGGCTTTAAGGTTTTGGGTGAGCATCTAGGTTATACAAGATCCCACCAGGTTGTTATAGATGTAAGATCATATGGCGGGGGGGCTAAGGCTGCGACACTTCTTGAGAAGGCTAACATAATTGTGAACAAGAATCTACTGCCATATGACCCCCCAGAAGCTGTTAAAGACCCCAGCGGTATTAGGACAGGTGTGCAGGAGATGACTAGATATGGAATGAGGGAGGGGGATTTCAGGGAGATAGCTAGATTCTTTAGAATGATCCTTATAGATGGTAGAGATCCTGAGGATGTTAGGAAAAAGGTTATAGATTTCAGAATGAACTTCACCACAATCCAATATACCTTCGACATAGATCTATCATCAATGCCGAGCCCATATAGAATACCATTCCTCTCTAAGGTCTAG
- a CDS encoding pyridoxal-phosphate dependent enzyme produces MGEASDQIFLICRSCGWRGEEKLNIYSCPRCGSPLELEYSIEDILPEPREILKCRSGIWCFSKQLPSYKYRATLGEGMTRVIAIGLENLDIMVKAEYQNPTGSFKDRGSALAVSMALSKGAKIIVEDSSGNAGIATSCYSRAYGLRAVIVAPKTAPRGKLDLLSLCGAEIILAETRGHAADLAPRIAVEKGGAYLPHTWLPHFVEAMKTIAYEIHYQVDELPDAIFIPTSSGTLLLGLYRGFKELVRYGYRKKIPKLIAVQTTSFHPLYRALKGEEMPLEDENLADGISLDKPPRLKQMIDAIKETSGDVVVVSNNEIKHSLKLLLARGLIVEPTSATSIAGIIKAIQSGNNFNSPMAILTGSGLKMPQRLIELAYTK; encoded by the coding sequence TTGGGAGAGGCGTCGGATCAGATATTCCTTATATGCAGATCCTGTGGCTGGAGAGGTGAGGAAAAGCTAAACATATATTCATGTCCCCGATGCGGCTCGCCACTAGAGCTTGAATATAGCATTGAAGACATTCTTCCAGAACCTAGAGAGATTCTTAAATGTAGAAGTGGTATATGGTGTTTCTCGAAACAGCTCCCAAGCTATAAATATAGAGCTACGCTTGGAGAAGGAATGACTAGGGTTATAGCTATCGGGCTTGAGAACCTAGATATCATGGTTAAGGCTGAGTATCAGAACCCAACTGGGAGTTTTAAGGATAGGGGCTCTGCACTCGCCGTCTCGATGGCCCTTTCTAAGGGGGCTAAGATAATTGTAGAGGATTCCTCGGGGAATGCGGGTATAGCTACTTCATGCTATTCCAGAGCCTATGGATTGAGAGCCGTGATAGTTGCTCCAAAAACGGCTCCCAGGGGTAAACTTGATCTCCTAAGTCTATGTGGAGCTGAAATTATATTAGCTGAGACTAGAGGCCACGCTGCAGATCTAGCACCTAGGATCGCTGTTGAAAAAGGCGGTGCATATCTTCCTCACACATGGCTACCTCACTTCGTTGAGGCTATGAAGACAATTGCATATGAGATCCACTATCAGGTAGATGAGCTGCCAGACGCAATATTCATCCCCACATCTAGTGGAACGCTTCTCCTAGGACTGTATAGGGGGTTTAAAGAGCTTGTGAGATATGGATATAGGAAGAAGATCCCTAAGCTTATAGCTGTCCAGACAACGAGTTTCCACCCCCTTTACAGAGCCCTAAAAGGGGAAGAAATGCCTCTTGAAGATGAGAACCTAGCAGATGGGATATCCCTTGATAAACCCCCCAGACTTAAACAGATGATCGATGCTATTAAAGAGACATCGGGAGATGTAGTTGTTGTAAGCAATAACGAGATAAAACATTCCCTAAAACTACTACTAGCTAGAGGCCTTATAGTTGAGCCAACATCAGCCACCTCTATAGCGGGCATTATAAAGGCTATACAGAGCGGTAATAATTTTAACAGCCCAATGGCTATTCTCACAGGATCGGGGCTTAAGATGCCACAGAGACTCATTGAACTCGCCTATACTAAATAA